One window from the genome of Deltaproteobacteria bacterium encodes:
- the hflX gene encoding GTPase HflX: protein MEKIFGNTSGLSAREENTLLRFYRRQTPPEAIIHWDMALAAGRLSRELRRQIGFLIDRAGTVHFVIVGDYKSIHIPSLAGYRYGLGRLKGLRFVHTHLDGEPLTEEDLTDLTLLRLDFTSAIEVGDDGIPRRFHAAHPVPHAEGQKPYRVLDPIQPSGLDLGVATLISELEGELERGRPQRDTADTARRAILVSVTGASRTEASTHMDELVELAKSAGIAVAGTVIQHRAHPDPKTFMGQGKLKEIGILIQMREADLLVFDQNLSPSQISAVSDFLDIAVIDRTQLILDIFAQRAHTREGKLQVELAQLKYLLPRLVGKNPALSRLAGGIGTRGPGESKLEIDRRRAHERIERIEKELSLVKKKRGVQRGKREKAGLPVVSIVGYTNAGKSTLLNVLTGSVVIAEDKLFATLDPSSRRLRFPREREIIITDTVGFIRDLPKDLVAAFSATLEELIHADLLLHVMDAENPRLEEQIASVEKILAQLELDRIPVLRVLNKCDLLDQETIETLVRRHEGMAVSAKNPETLPPLLFRMEEMLFCTGTLPPGHC, encoded by the coding sequence ATGGAAAAAATCTTCGGCAACACAAGCGGCCTTTCGGCCCGCGAGGAAAACACCCTTCTGCGCTTCTACCGCAGGCAGACCCCGCCTGAGGCGATCATCCACTGGGATATGGCCTTAGCCGCTGGCCGCCTCTCCCGGGAGCTGAGGCGTCAGATAGGCTTTCTCATCGACAGGGCTGGCACGGTCCATTTCGTAATCGTGGGCGACTACAAGAGCATCCACATTCCAAGCCTCGCCGGCTACCGCTACGGCCTGGGACGCCTGAAGGGGCTTCGGTTCGTGCACACCCATCTCGACGGCGAGCCCCTCACCGAGGAGGACCTGACCGACCTCACCCTTTTGCGCCTGGATTTCACCTCTGCCATCGAGGTGGGCGACGACGGGATTCCCCGGCGCTTCCACGCGGCCCACCCGGTGCCGCACGCGGAGGGGCAGAAGCCTTACAGGGTGCTCGATCCCATACAACCCTCCGGCCTGGACCTTGGGGTAGCCACCCTGATTTCCGAGCTTGAAGGCGAGCTTGAGCGCGGTCGCCCCCAACGCGACACGGCGGACACCGCCCGAAGGGCCATCCTGGTATCGGTGACAGGGGCCTCACGCACAGAGGCATCAACCCACATGGACGAACTCGTCGAGCTGGCCAAGAGCGCGGGAATCGCCGTTGCCGGAACCGTGATCCAGCACCGGGCCCACCCGGACCCCAAGACCTTCATGGGCCAGGGGAAATTGAAGGAAATCGGAATCCTGATCCAGATGAGGGAGGCGGATCTCCTGGTTTTTGACCAGAACCTTTCGCCCTCCCAGATAAGCGCGGTGTCTGACTTCCTGGACATAGCCGTTATCGACCGCACCCAGCTCATTTTGGATATCTTCGCCCAGCGCGCCCACACCCGCGAGGGCAAACTCCAGGTGGAGCTTGCGCAACTGAAGTACCTTCTGCCCCGGCTGGTGGGCAAAAACCCGGCGCTTTCAAGGCTTGCGGGCGGCATAGGCACTCGTGGGCCGGGTGAATCCAAGCTCGAAATAGACCGCCGCAGGGCGCACGAGCGCATTGAGCGCATTGAAAAGGAACTTTCGCTTGTAAAGAAAAAGCGGGGCGTCCAGAGAGGCAAGCGTGAAAAAGCCGGGCTTCCGGTGGTCTCCATCGTCGGCTACACCAACGCGGGAAAATCCACGCTTTTAAACGTCCTCACCGGCTCGGTGGTCATAGCCGAAGACAAGCTCTTCGCCACCCTCGATCCGTCCAGCAGAAGGCTCCGCTTTCCCCGCGAGCGTGAAATCATCATCACCGACACCGTGGGTTTCATAAGGGACCTTCCCAAGGACCTTGTGGCGGCCTTTTCGGCCACCCTGGAGGAGCTTATCCACGCAGACCTTCTTCTTCACGTGATGGACGCCGAAAACCCGCGCCTCGAAGAGCAGATAGCCAGCGTGGAAAAAATCCTTGCCCAACTGGAACTGGACCGGATTCCGGTCCTAAGGGTCCTCAACAAGTGCGACCTTCTGGACCAGGAGACCATCGAAACCCTTGTGCGGCGTCACGAGGGCATGGCCGTATCCGCCAAAAACCCTGAAACCCTGCCCCCGCTTCTTTTCCGCATGGAGGAGATGCTTTTTTGCACTGGCACCCTTCCGCCGGGCCACTGCTGA
- a CDS encoding MBL fold metallo-hydrolase: protein MIRVTCLGGAGGVTGSQYYLETSRGKKLLVDCGMFQGGKLQEAKNFAPWGFSPKDIPTLILTHAHVDHCGRIPKLVKDGFNGKILATAPTIDLCRILLLDSAHIQEMNAEWQTMKNRRQAKKPVPPLYTTADAEHSLEHFSPVERDVVKEIEPGVRLRLRNAGHILGSCIAELWIDEGDETVKIVFSGDLGKGDQLIVRDAQEIYNADYVFMESTYGDRFHRSFAESKVELLECIEYAAKNKEKVLIPSFAVERTQEILYVLSEFYREGKLPDIPVYLDSPLAIKATDIFRKYRKEYDEAAQAIVSTGVDPFDLPNLKATLTPAQSAAINEKDGPAIVIAGNGMCTAGRIKFHLKYNLWRPGACLVFVGFQAAGSTGRKIIEGAKSVKILREMVAVKARVSTIGGFSAHADQNDLLEWVGHFTECKPRIFLVHGETGAKEVLSEKITQQFGLSVHVPVAGESLLLSPRDLKVEKPEQVAVEEESMDTMHNELVDMENLLRQIKKELPERWSRVKDGDHGLERLQFIHEELRSLLNHENGA from the coding sequence ATGATTCGGGTCACCTGCCTAGGCGGAGCGGGGGGCGTTACCGGCTCCCAGTATTATCTCGAAACCAGCCGGGGGAAGAAGCTCCTGGTTGACTGCGGCATGTTCCAGGGCGGAAAGCTTCAGGAAGCCAAAAACTTCGCCCCCTGGGGATTTTCGCCAAAGGACATCCCCACCCTCATTCTCACCCACGCCCACGTGGACCACTGCGGAAGAATCCCAAAGCTCGTGAAGGACGGCTTTAACGGGAAAATCCTTGCAACCGCCCCCACCATAGACCTTTGCCGCATACTTTTGCTGGACTCGGCCCACATCCAGGAAATGAACGCCGAGTGGCAGACTATGAAAAACCGCCGCCAGGCCAAAAAGCCCGTGCCGCCCCTTTACACCACCGCCGACGCAGAACACTCCCTGGAGCACTTCAGCCCGGTGGAGCGCGACGTGGTAAAGGAAATCGAGCCGGGGGTGAGGCTAAGGCTCAGAAACGCCGGGCACATCCTTGGCTCGTGCATAGCGGAGCTTTGGATCGACGAAGGCGACGAAACCGTGAAGATCGTGTTTTCTGGCGATCTGGGCAAGGGCGACCAGCTCATCGTGCGCGACGCCCAGGAAATCTACAACGCCGATTACGTTTTCATGGAATCCACCTACGGAGACCGCTTCCACCGCTCCTTTGCCGAGAGCAAGGTCGAGCTTCTGGAGTGCATAGAATACGCGGCAAAAAACAAGGAAAAGGTGCTCATCCCGTCCTTTGCCGTGGAGCGCACCCAGGAGATTCTCTACGTCCTTTCCGAGTTTTACCGGGAAGGAAAGCTGCCGGACATCCCGGTTTACCTGGACAGCCCCCTTGCCATAAAGGCCACGGACATCTTCCGGAAATACAGGAAGGAATACGACGAGGCGGCCCAGGCGATAGTAAGCACCGGCGTCGATCCCTTTGATCTTCCCAACCTGAAGGCCACCCTCACCCCCGCCCAGTCTGCAGCCATAAACGAAAAGGACGGCCCCGCCATCGTGATAGCCGGAAACGGCATGTGCACGGCGGGCCGCATCAAGTTCCACCTGAAGTACAACCTGTGGCGTCCGGGGGCCTGCCTGGTTTTCGTGGGCTTCCAGGCGGCGGGCTCCACTGGCCGCAAGATCATCGAAGGGGCCAAGTCGGTAAAAATATTGCGGGAAATGGTGGCCGTAAAGGCCAGGGTCTCCACCATCGGCGGGTTTTCAGCCCATGCCGACCAGAACGATCTTCTGGAATGGGTGGGGCATTTCACCGAGTGCAAGCCGCGCATCTTTCTTGTCCACGGCGAAACCGGGGCCAAGGAGGTCCTGTCCGAAAAGATCACCCAGCAGTTCGGGCTCTCCGTCCACGTGCCGGTCGCCGGGGAATCCCTCCTTCTTTCGCCCAGGGACCTCAAGGTTGAAAAGCCCGAACAGGTGGCGGTTGAGGAGGAAAGCATGGACACCATGCACAACGAGCTGGTGGACATGGAAAACCTCTTGCGCCAGATCAAAAAGGAGCTTCCCGAACGCTGGAGCCGGGTAAAGGATGGCGACCACGGCCTCGAGCGCCTCCAGTTCATCCACGAGGAGCTGAGAAGCCTCCTGAATCACGAAAACGGAGCCTGA